The genomic interval TCCGGCTTTGAATTATCTGCCAACGAAGACCTCAATGGTCAATGATTATCAGAGGTTCCCATGACTATCTCGCAATCAGAACAGTAGGCTCATAAATGAGTGGAGATGCAGGAGTGGAACCTGTCATGTACCGAGGTTAGAAGGTGGAAGCCCTGGGGAATGTGAAGGAAGTCTCGTGAGGTTCTTGAACTGAGGTACTCCGTGAAACATTCGAAGAGACGAAGATTCGATTACGCTCTAGTAGTTATACTCTCCTGCTGATTACGACTCATTTCAGTAATAAAATTAACAACCAAAACCAAAAACGCGTCAAAAATGAAATCAAGATGCCGCTCTAGATCACGTAACATCACCTCCCAATCATTCACTCATACACCACCCGCCCCTGGGACCCAGAATCTAGgcctttttaaccttttccTGGCCTCTTTGGAAAATCTTGTTCTTAATCACCGCATCGTCCAACCCCGCCCCCGCATTCATGGTCCCATCAAACACCGTCCTCGGCCCAAACGCATTCAAGAACCAAACAAGCCACGCGTTCGTACCCTTCCACACATACGGGCTCCCGCCGCTCTTGAGCACAAGCGGCACGACCTGCCTCGCAAACTCATCAggcttcgtcgtcgtcttctcgTGCGTGGCGCTGCGCTCCCGCACCTTATCCTCGGCGTCGACGTACAGGCTGTCCCTGTCGAAGCTGATATTGTTGGCCTGGATGATGGAGGTGGCCACCTCGCCCATGTAGACCGTCAGCACGCGCAGGCCGAGGGGCGAGACCTCGAGACGGAGGGTGTCAGAGTAGGCCGCGACGGCGGCCTTTGTGGCGTTGTAGCCTGACGTGAAGGGCCCCGGGAGGCGGGCGAGCACGGAGGCGACGTTGACGATTGTGGGTTGCTGGGAAGATCGGGAGGTGGAGACGGCGGCGAGGAGGAGCGGGGTGAAGGCTGTCACCATGTCGAAGAGGCCGAAGACGTTGGCGTCGAACATTTGGCGGGTGCGGTAGGAGTCTGCTTCTACTGCTGGCGCTTCGTAGACTTGATGCCGAAAGATACTATGTTAGTTGTTCCGTGCTTCACAGGTTCTATTATTGGGGAGGAGTGTCAGATGGGGAAGAAGGACTCACGAGCACCCGCATTGTTGTACAGAATGTCAAGGGTACCGCCTGTACGTCTTGAAATCTCCTCTTTTACACTAGCGATACTCTGCGAGCTCGTCACGTCGAGCGTGAGCGTTTCGATGCCCTTTTCTGTGAGGTTCGCCACCGACTTAAGGGAACGGGCGGTTGCGAAGACGCGCAGGCCTTGGGCTGCGAATGCGAGTGCCAGCGTGTTACCGACACCCCCTTGGGAGCATCTATCAGAGACATGTCAGCGTTCCAAGCGTGGGGAATGCAAAGTAGAGGAGCCTAGAAGGTATCTCGAAGGCAACCACACTTACCCTGTGATGAGGACTGTTCGCTTGGTAGGCGATGACATGATTGCAGGTTGGAACTGAAAATTGGCTGTGAATGGTGAGAACTTGGAAGATTGAATAAGCTGGATGAGTTGAATAGGTTGTCCCACCATGCAATCTCGAGGTGGAAATCGCGTAcgacttaagtaactagacgATAGATGTAATTTGGAATACAATGGCCCCCAATTATTACCAATATAT from Colletotrichum lupini chromosome 2, complete sequence carries:
- a CDS encoding oxidoreductase — protein: MVGQPIQLIQLIQSSKFSPFTANFQFQPAIMSSPTKRTVLITGCSQGGVGNTLALAFAAQGLRVFATARSLKSVANLTEKGIETLTLDVTSSQSIASVKEEISRRTGGTLDILYNNAGALYEAPAVEADSYRTRQMFDANVFGLFDMVTAFTPLLLAAVSTSRSSQQPTIVNVASVLARLPGPFTSGYNATKAAVAAYSDTLRLEVSPLGLRVLTVYMGEVATSIIQANNISFDRDSLYVDAEDKVRERSATHEKTTTKPDEFARQVVPLVLKSGGSPYVWKGTNAWLVWFLNAFGPRTVFDGTMNAGAGLDDAVIKNKIFQRGQEKVKKA